The Gillisia sp. Hel_I_86 genome has a segment encoding these proteins:
- a CDS encoding IS5 family transposase produces the protein MKSRYTRSTAQQWEIMKKFLPVKIKGHYKLRDIADAILWILRTGCQWRNLPECFPKWESVYYHFRKWGRDGTLSRLNAGLNMMERKRQGKGATPSMLSIDSQSVKAGPMTSESKGIDGNKKINGRKRHAITDTLGLVWGVVVGAANQADGAVAERVVEPLLGYLDRMEKILADHAYKKVFMEWVERTVIGLEVEISSCPPSSKGFVPVKWRWVTERTFGIFNFFRRLDKDYEKTPESQEYWVLWQNCQIILNRIE, from the coding sequence ATGAAATCGAGATACACCCGATCGACTGCCCAACAGTGGGAAATTATGAAAAAATTCCTTCCCGTTAAAATCAAGGGCCACTATAAGTTGCGCGACATTGCCGACGCCATCCTTTGGATATTGCGCACCGGCTGCCAATGGCGGAACCTACCGGAATGCTTTCCCAAATGGGAGAGCGTCTACTACCATTTCAGGAAGTGGGGCCGGGACGGCACCCTTTCAAGGCTGAACGCAGGGCTGAACATGATGGAGAGGAAGCGGCAGGGAAAGGGGGCAACACCCAGTATGCTGTCGATCGACAGCCAGTCCGTCAAGGCGGGGCCGATGACCTCCGAGTCGAAGGGCATCGACGGGAACAAGAAGATAAACGGACGGAAACGGCACGCGATCACCGATACCCTCGGCCTGGTATGGGGCGTTGTGGTAGGCGCGGCGAACCAGGCCGACGGGGCGGTGGCCGAGAGGGTGGTGGAGCCCCTGTTGGGCTATCTGGACCGGATGGAAAAGATACTGGCCGACCATGCCTACAAGAAGGTGTTCATGGAGTGGGTCGAGAGGACGGTAATAGGGCTGGAAGTGGAGATCTCGTCATGCCCGCCATCCTCGAAAGGCTTTGTCCCGGTAAAGTGGAGATGGGTCACCGAAAGGACCTTCGGGATCTTCAATTTCTTCAGGCGACTGGACAAGGATTATGAAAAAACACCGGAAAGTCAGGAATATTGGGTATTGTGGCAGAATTGTCAGATTATCCTCAATAGAATCGAATGA
- a CDS encoding TolC family protein, with product MKQFSLLLLFVLFTSFLNAQQKVGLDYFIENGQKNAPALLENGNLQEIGKLQNDLIKSQNNAFKVNATSEVLVAPYFNNNGSALAITTTPSSNAFGYDVGITNGGLYSSQINITKNLFNQAVLNNLLFQNKISNNSLVLSSEEFSHNLIKNISEAYIIAYQLQLQEKFNRELLKDMGTRLIVVELLVKKGILMESDYLLLELDVEGKKLELQQLESSFTTAINQLYTLSGFPVEAVDELTIPNFEQIESPLKKFYEQRFENDSLQLEADRAVFENQYKPQVSVYANGGLNAVELNNIEHKIGASAGLRLTIPIYDGNQRKINSLQSQLKQDNLKYYKQNSNVQYANNLRNIAQQMEALNANKMALENQLKKQQNILGIYKGKLVQGQISIVDYLNVVQNYKQNVYAKLQMQTNNWLLQSEYNFINW from the coding sequence TTGAAGCAGTTTAGTTTACTATTACTTTTCGTGTTATTCACTTCATTTTTGAACGCCCAACAAAAAGTAGGCCTGGATTATTTTATTGAAAATGGGCAAAAAAATGCTCCTGCTCTTTTAGAAAATGGAAATCTTCAGGAAATTGGAAAGTTGCAAAATGATCTTATAAAATCTCAAAATAATGCCTTTAAAGTAAATGCCACTTCAGAAGTGTTGGTTGCACCTTACTTTAATAATAATGGTAGCGCATTGGCTATAACCACCACACCATCCTCGAATGCATTTGGTTACGATGTGGGAATTACCAATGGTGGACTTTATTCCTCCCAGATCAATATCACCAAAAACCTTTTTAATCAAGCTGTTTTAAACAACCTTCTTTTTCAGAACAAAATTAGCAACAATTCCTTGGTGCTTTCTTCGGAAGAATTCTCGCACAACTTAATAAAAAACATTTCTGAAGCTTATATAATTGCTTACCAACTTCAGCTACAAGAAAAATTTAACCGTGAACTTTTAAAAGACATGGGTACAAGGTTAATAGTGGTGGAATTGTTGGTCAAAAAAGGGATCTTAATGGAAAGTGACTATTTGTTATTGGAGCTGGATGTTGAAGGAAAAAAGTTGGAATTGCAACAATTGGAAAGCTCCTTTACTACTGCTATAAATCAGTTATACACTTTGAGCGGATTTCCAGTGGAGGCGGTTGATGAATTGACAATTCCCAATTTTGAACAAATTGAATCCCCATTAAAAAAATTCTATGAACAACGTTTTGAAAATGATAGCCTACAATTAGAAGCAGATCGAGCAGTTTTTGAAAATCAGTATAAGCCGCAAGTTAGTGTCTATGCTAATGGCGGACTTAATGCGGTAGAACTTAATAATATTGAGCATAAAATTGGAGCTAGTGCGGGTTTGCGCTTAACTATCCCTATTTACGATGGAAATCAACGAAAGATCAATTCCCTACAATCTCAATTAAAACAAGATAATTTAAAATATTATAAGCAGAATTCCAATGTTCAGTATGCCAATAATTTAAGGAATATAGCACAGCAAATGGAAGCGCTAAATGCAAATAAAATGGCTCTGGAGAATCAACTGAAGAAGCAGCAAAATATTTTAGGGATCTATAAAGGGAAATTGGTACAAGGCCAAATTTCGATCGTAGATTATTTGAATGTTGTTCAAAATTACAAACAGAATGTATATGCAAAATTACAAATGCAAACCAATAATTGGCTCTTACAGAGTGAGTATAATTTTATAAACTGGTAA
- a CDS encoding efflux RND transporter permease subunit, whose protein sequence is MKDLHSKYKFPLLAIAILLLAGGIFSYSNLKTGLFPDITFPKIKVIADAGQQPVDKMLTTVTIPLENIIRRTEGLQYIRSTTSRGSCEISVFLDWNTDINTAKAQIESFINQSQGGILPNTVFSVEKMNPSILPVMGYSLEGDNLSQVDLKKIAKYQIKPYLAAAPGVSDIAVIGGKDKEYQIVLKPDIIKSLGISITSIKDAIVNSNVLQSNGYITDYNRMYLTLTDNAVDDLEDLQSLVIINSPNRLIRLKDVAEIKISEVKEYVKILANGKNVPIIAVRACLKTIHKNHSILLRII, encoded by the coding sequence ATGAAAGATCTTCATTCTAAATATAAATTTCCGCTTTTAGCCATTGCAATCTTACTGTTAGCTGGTGGAATTTTTTCTTATTCAAATTTAAAAACAGGACTTTTTCCGGATATCACCTTTCCAAAGATCAAGGTAATTGCAGATGCCGGGCAGCAACCTGTAGATAAAATGCTAACTACGGTTACCATCCCGTTGGAAAACATTATTCGGCGAACGGAAGGTTTACAATACATAAGAAGTACAACGTCCAGAGGGAGCTGTGAGATATCGGTGTTTTTAGATTGGAATACCGATATAAATACCGCTAAAGCCCAGATTGAATCTTTTATTAATCAATCTCAAGGGGGCATTCTGCCCAACACGGTATTTTCGGTAGAAAAAATGAATCCTTCGATCTTGCCTGTTATGGGATATTCCTTGGAGGGAGATAACTTATCTCAAGTAGATCTTAAGAAGATCGCGAAATATCAAATTAAACCTTACTTAGCTGCAGCTCCCGGGGTATCGGATATCGCGGTTATAGGAGGAAAGGATAAGGAATATCAAATTGTTTTAAAACCAGATATTATTAAATCTTTGGGAATTTCCATTACATCTATAAAGGATGCCATTGTAAATTCCAATGTTTTACAATCTAATGGTTATATAACAGATTATAACCGCATGTATCTTACGTTAACCGATAATGCTGTAGACGATCTGGAAGATCTTCAGTCATTGGTAATCATTAATAGTCCCAATAGATTAATACGGTTGAAAGACGTTGCAGAAATCAAAATAAGTGAGGTTAAGGAATATGTGAAAATTTTAGCTAATGGAAAGAATGTTCCTATTATTGCAGTTAGAGCATGTTTAAAAACGATTCACAAGAATCATTCGATTCTATTGAGGATAATCTGA
- a CDS encoding glycosyltransferase: MPEALTVIVPLYNEEDNLKRVEKELSEYIKIAHVPTQVLFINDGSSDNSQQIIEEICNANPDFQFISFVKNCGLSAAIKAGFDHVETSLTGYIDSDLQTDPMDFNLLLDHLVGYDLVTGYRNNRKDSFVKNMSSTIANGIRRTFTNDGMDDTGCPLKVIRTDYAKRIPMFRGLHRFLPAMILLQQGKIKQVPIKHFPRMAGTAHFGVWNRLLGPLIDCFAYVWMKKKYINYKIAKKG; encoded by the coding sequence ATGCCTGAAGCACTTACCGTAATTGTACCCCTTTACAACGAAGAAGACAATCTGAAACGTGTAGAAAAAGAACTTTCCGAATATATTAAAATAGCACATGTTCCTACACAAGTTTTATTTATAAATGATGGATCTAGCGATAATAGCCAACAAATCATTGAGGAAATTTGCAATGCGAACCCAGATTTTCAATTTATTAGTTTCGTAAAAAATTGTGGCTTAAGTGCAGCCATTAAAGCCGGCTTCGATCATGTGGAAACTTCTTTAACCGGTTATATAGATTCCGACCTTCAAACGGACCCAATGGATTTTAATCTTCTGCTAGACCATCTTGTGGGCTACGACCTTGTGACCGGCTATCGGAACAATAGGAAAGATTCTTTCGTAAAAAATATGTCTTCAACGATTGCTAATGGAATCCGAAGAACCTTTACCAATGATGGGATGGATGATACGGGATGTCCCTTAAAGGTGATAAGAACAGATTATGCCAAGCGCATACCAATGTTTAGGGGATTGCACCGGTTTTTACCTGCAATGATCTTGCTTCAACAGGGAAAGATCAAACAAGTACCAATAAAGCATTTCCCAAGAATGGCAGGAACGGCACATTTTGGGGTTTGGAATAGGTTACTTGGGCCCTTAATTGACTGCTTTGCCTACGTATGGATGAAGAAAAAATACATCAATTATAAGATCGCTAAAAAAGGATGA
- a CDS encoding efflux RND transporter periplasmic adaptor subunit: MTGKLIKSIYIPVFIMFFLACKNKVETTSGKKAAITVETTLVQQSDIKEYLTFNGVSKYQKKENIRANVTGYISRMNFKIGDRINKGQLFASVRTKEQDALKDAVKIDSSLSKFISPIVIRSNVSGVISELKITSNDYIAEGDILASVVQPKSLVIQVNVPYEYEDYVSIGTLCEIVLQNEETIIAKITGSLPTIDPVAQAQIFLIALPDTDLPENLNVQVRTVYREAVNALSIPNSALQTNELLTEYWVMKVVQDSLAIKQKVIPMLRNDSLVQIAPGLLKVNDIIITEGAYQMQDSTIVSKSN, translated from the coding sequence ATGACTGGTAAATTAATAAAGAGTATTTATATCCCTGTTTTCATCATGTTCTTTTTGGCATGTAAAAATAAAGTTGAAACCACTTCAGGAAAAAAAGCTGCAATTACAGTGGAGACTACTTTGGTACAACAAAGCGATATCAAGGAATATCTCACTTTTAATGGGGTTAGCAAGTATCAGAAAAAGGAGAATATAAGGGCGAATGTTACGGGCTATATATCTCGAATGAATTTTAAAATTGGCGACAGAATTAACAAAGGACAGCTATTTGCAAGTGTGAGAACAAAAGAACAGGATGCCCTAAAAGATGCTGTAAAAATAGATAGTTCCCTTTCTAAATTTATTAGCCCTATAGTTATTAGGAGCAATGTTTCTGGGGTTATTTCTGAATTGAAAATAACTTCCAACGATTATATTGCAGAGGGAGATATATTAGCTTCAGTAGTGCAACCTAAATCTTTGGTAATTCAGGTAAATGTCCCTTATGAATATGAAGATTATGTGAGTATAGGAACACTTTGCGAGATCGTGCTTCAAAATGAAGAAACCATAATCGCCAAAATCACAGGTAGTTTACCAACGATAGATCCTGTTGCACAAGCTCAAATATTTTTAATTGCTTTACCGGATACAGATCTGCCTGAAAATTTGAATGTACAGGTGAGAACGGTATATAGGGAAGCTGTAAATGCCCTAAGTATTCCAAATTCTGCTTTACAAACCAATGAGTTACTCACAGAATACTGGGTAATGAAGGTTGTTCAAGATTCCTTGGCGATAAAACAAAAGGTGATCCCAATGCTAAGAAATGATTCTTTGGTTCAGATAGCTCCCGGATTATTAAAAGTAAATGATATTATAATTACGGAAGGCGCATACCAAATGCAGGATTCCACCATTGTTAGCAAATCCAATTAA
- a CDS encoding APC family permease — protein MSSSCLYVSALAIFYAGQYAWISLLMVTGVLFLFRKIYGEMVGALPLNGGAYNALLNTTKKSTASLAAALTVLSYMATAVISASEAVKYAYSIWGQIPILPVSIALLLLFMGLVIIGIGESSKVAIAIFLFHLVSLTLLSGFCLYYFFNNGFETLISNFHVPVKGSIVQALFFGFSAAMLGISGFESSANFVEEQKPGVFPKTLRNMWIVVSVFNPLIAFLALALIPIDVVNSNQDALLSFLGEISGGNWLSFLIGLDASLVLSGAVLTSFVGVGGLMERMALDRILPQFLLKKNRRNTSYLIYILFFVLCTSILIVTGGNLAKLAGVYTIAFLSVMALFGIGNLLLKVNRSSLPRPERASWLALFIAITAIIAAIIGNIFLNPSYLLIFIEYLIPTLGVIFFMLYRGYIFKLFLVMGMYLFPENNRLFRRINQKVKLKLAQISSQQFVFFTNHDNVENLNKVMLYIKKNETTRKIKIVTVLKEGDVVAKNLKNDIDVLNRAYPALHIEFIEEPGEFGPDKIEELSKRWKIPIHFMFIGSPGDSFPFSVQDLGEVRVII, from the coding sequence ATAAGTTCTTCATGTCTTTATGTATCTGCCTTAGCCATCTTTTATGCCGGACAGTATGCTTGGATTTCACTGCTTATGGTCACGGGAGTTCTTTTTCTTTTCAGAAAAATTTATGGGGAAATGGTGGGTGCGTTGCCTCTAAACGGTGGAGCCTACAATGCCTTATTAAATACAACAAAGAAATCCACGGCCTCTCTTGCTGCTGCGCTCACAGTGTTGTCGTACATGGCTACGGCGGTAATTTCTGCCAGTGAGGCTGTGAAATATGCTTATAGTATTTGGGGCCAGATTCCAATATTACCTGTAAGCATCGCACTTTTATTGCTTTTTATGGGATTGGTAATTATAGGGATAGGAGAATCTTCTAAAGTAGCTATTGCAATATTTCTTTTTCATTTAGTATCTCTTACCTTGTTATCTGGATTTTGTCTTTATTATTTTTTTAATAATGGTTTTGAAACTTTAATCTCAAATTTTCATGTTCCTGTTAAAGGAAGTATTGTTCAGGCTTTGTTTTTTGGGTTTTCGGCGGCTATGTTGGGTATAAGTGGTTTTGAAAGTTCTGCTAACTTCGTGGAAGAACAAAAACCTGGGGTATTCCCAAAGACACTGCGTAATATGTGGATTGTCGTAAGTGTTTTTAATCCACTTATCGCTTTTCTTGCCTTGGCATTAATTCCAATAGATGTTGTAAACAGTAATCAAGATGCATTGCTTTCTTTTTTAGGGGAAATATCTGGAGGGAACTGGCTTTCCTTTTTAATAGGTTTAGATGCTTCTTTAGTGCTAAGCGGTGCGGTACTAACCTCGTTTGTTGGCGTGGGAGGCCTTATGGAACGTATGGCTTTAGACAGAATTTTACCCCAGTTTTTATTGAAGAAAAATAGAAGAAATACTTCTTATCTTATTTACATATTATTCTTTGTGTTATGTACTTCAATTTTAATTGTAACAGGAGGTAACTTGGCCAAATTAGCAGGAGTTTATACCATCGCATTTTTATCTGTAATGGCATTGTTTGGAATTGGAAATTTACTGCTAAAAGTTAATAGATCCAGCCTTCCCCGACCCGAAAGAGCAAGCTGGTTAGCGCTTTTCATTGCAATTACCGCCATTATTGCGGCTATAATTGGTAATATCTTTTTAAACCCATCATACTTGTTGATTTTTATAGAATACTTAATCCCCACATTGGGAGTTATATTTTTTATGCTTTATAGAGGATATATCTTCAAATTGTTTCTAGTAATGGGTATGTATTTGTTTCCTGAGAACAATAGACTTTTCCGAAGAATAAATCAAAAGGTGAAATTAAAATTAGCTCAAATATCTTCTCAGCAATTTGTGTTTTTTACAAATCATGATAATGTAGAAAACTTGAATAAAGTTATGCTCTATATTAAGAAAAATGAAACCACCAGAAAGATAAAAATAGTAACTGTGTTAAAGGAAGGGGATGTGGTCGCTAAAAATTTGAAAAATGATATCGATGTCTTGAATAGGGCTTACCCAGCTCTCCATATAGAATTTATAGAAGAACCTGGGGAGTTTGGACCAGATAAAATCGAGGAACTTTCAAAACGTTGGAAAATCCCAATTCATTTTATGTTTATTGGTTCTCCAGGAGATTCTTTTCCATTTAGTGTCCAGGATTTAGGGGAGGTAAGAGTAATTATTTGA